In Nitrosococcus halophilus Nc 4, the genomic stretch CGCCGTCATGACCCAACTCTGGATCGCCCTTTGTGCCTATTTATTGCTCGCTTATCTCAAGTTCGTCAGCAAAATAGACTGCTCTCTTCAGCAGATTATTCGATTGCTCCAGCTCAATCTGTTTGAGCGGCGCGACCTTCAAGCATTGCTACGAGGCGATCCGCCAGAACCAGAACTTCTACCTCTTCAGGCTTCATTGCAGTTTTCGTGAAAGTTTATGGGACAGTAGTGATATCAAGTTATCAAGGTAAATTTGCCTGAATGAAACATTCTCATAGCAAAAGCGCCTAAATTACCCTGTGATCTTAACTTATCAGAGCGTATTTGTCTGAGGATAAATTGTTAGGCGCGCCTATGCTTCCATCGAACCTCAAAGGACCGGGAGAGACGATAACCAGTTTAAATGCAGAAGCGTTTATATCCGACAATTCTGGAAGATATCCGAATCTAGATCCGGATTTCATTTCGCAGATTTGTTTTGAACACCCAACTCGATTCGATTCGTTTTTTCCGGGCTTTAACCCACAAGAACATACTGCGCTTCGTACCGAGCGTTCGGCTAGTTGGATTAAAGGGAATATCAGATATGACAACGATGATGATTTACGATTCTGGTTTAAACAATTCGACGATTTTCGTAGTGCGGGTAAAGGTTCTAAGGTGTTCGAGTATATGATCGAACATAGGAATTGGTCGTTCCCGCCAGTAATTGTTGAGTGGAGGTTCGCGCAAGAACTGGGGGCTCCTAGTTACGTTGGTCGCCCATACTATCTCGTCGAAGGAACTCACCGCGTATCCTATTTGCTGCGCATGCTGGAATTAGGTTTGGTGAAAGAGACAGATAGTTATCAACTTATAGTGATTACACCTAACCAGGCGATGGAGTCCGACACTTGATCGCTTCCTTCTTTCGCTTCCGCTCCGGTCGGTCGCTCTCAAATGCGGCTCATCGCCAACGTTAAATTCTACTCAAGGAACTTTGCAAAATGGGTATAGCAAAGAGAATGTGGGAGGAAGAACAGGATAGAGGCTATAGCTCTAATGAAGGAAAAACCGTTTGTTCAAATTGCTTTGGCGAATATGCTCTCAAGCAGTTTATAGAAGAACATCACACTCACTTTAACTGCTCATACTGTGAGGCAGAAGGCGAAGATATCATCGCTTGCGAGTTGGATTCTTTAATTGATCATATTCTAACTAGCATCCGTTATGAGTGGGGGCATCCTGCGGATGAAGGGCTACCTTACGAAACTCGTGAGGGTGGGTGGCAAGTAGCAACAGTTTATGACACATGGGAATTGCTTGATGAAATTGGTTTGGGTAATCAATGTGGCCAGATTTATGAAGATATTTGTAGCTCTATTCATAATCAAGAGTGGTGCGAAAGAGATCCGTATTCATTAAGCATGGATAGAACCTTAATATTTGGTTGGGAAAAATTTTCAGATTTTGTGAAAAACAAAGCCAGATATGTGTTTTTTAAAGCAAAAAACCCAGATTATGACGAGGAGCAGCACGACGAAATGGATCCGGTTAGAATACTTGATGCTTTAGAAAATATTATAAAGCAGACCGGATTAGTGAAATCAGTTGATGTTAATACACAAATACGAAGAGTAAGAATTATTGATCCAGAAGAAAATCTGACAACTGCCAAAGAACTCGGCTCTCCTCCCAGTGAATCTGCTACCATGGCTAACAGAATGAGTCCTGCTGGAATTCCAATGTTTTATGGTGCATTCGATTTTGATACAGCTATCAAAGAAACCTACGAGCCTTGCCTAGAAAGTAAGAAAGCCATTTGTGGAGTTTTTGAACCTGTTAGGTCATTGTCCGTAATTGACCTCTCGGACACTCCATATTTGCCAAGCTTATTTGACGAACACGCAAGGCACAATCGTAGCAATTTGAGCTTTCTCTATGATTTCATAGCTGATTTTACTAAGCCGATTGAAAGAAATGATCGAGTACACGTTGACTATGTGCCGACCCAAATAGCTACTGAGTATATTAGGCATATTTTTAAAACTTATGAAGGTAGCGAAATTGATGGTGTGATTTATCCAAGCTCAAAAAACAAAGGAAAGAAAGCAATAGTTATTTTCGCTACCTCAGAGCAGTGTGTAGATCAAGATAGTTCAATGATGAGTGATTCTACGCTGAGGTTAGTAAATGTCGAATCGCGAGAGCTAGAAGGAATTTAACAAGTACCTGCACGAGATTCCAGCCACTGTGTGGCTTCTATCTGTGATGCAAGCGTTAGACGGAGCATGGTTGTGAAACCTATTTCCTGCACGTTTTAAGGAGAAGAAATGGAAAACACAGTTTGGTTCAAGCGCTTGGGGGCTACTTTCTTGCTTGTCATAAGTGTCTCGGTTTGGGCTGAAGATTGGGGCCGGTTAGTGATTCAGTGTGGCGATGCTGGAAAGCTCCGGGGCACGCAATTCTGCACTTACCTCAATGAGTTAACCGGCTGTGCAAAGAATGGAACAACCATGCTTGATGGGTATCAGTGTACCAAAAAGCTTGCGGACCTCGGAAACCCGTTAGCGGCAAATCAGCTTGGCCTCTGGTACTTGCAGGGGCGAGTTGCACCGCAGAATCTCAGCGAAGCCCGTAAGTATCTGTATTTTGCAGCCGTGAACAGATTACCATCGGCTATGCGCCGTATGATGCAACTTGAGAATATGCAAGGTAACTTAGTTAGAGCATATGCGTGGGCTTTAATTGGGGCGGCATTTGAAGACAAGACGTCTATTTTCTATCGGGATGAGATACGAGCGGTTTTGACAGATAGCAAGAGGCAGAAAGCTGAAACGATCGCGTCAAAGATATTTGAGCTGATTGCGCGATAACTTGCTTCAAGTAGAGGCAGATGTGATATAAGTCCCTATGAATAAGGTCACAAAACACAAAAGAGCACAAAATAGGGTCAGGTCTTGTATCATGCTTACATATAGCTCTCCTAACACGGCGGTTCAGGCGGATCCAAGTGCCGCCGCGATTTTTGTGGTAGATTTAGGGCTGCCCAGGCGCTCCGCGCTGAGGTCCAAACGCCTAAGCCGATAGCTCAGCTCCGCCATTCGGTTCCATATCAGGCTTGGAATCATTCCAAAAGCTCTACTAAAGGATGGGCATTGCATGAATACGCCATTGGCGTATAATGTTTTGATGTTCATCTTCGTCGAGTCATCAGCTTTCGAAAGAGTCTGCTCCGTATACCTAAACGATGATGAGTACGCCGAGCTTCAACAATACATGATCCGAAATCCTGAGGCTGGTCAGGTCGTACCAGGATCCGGTGGGGTCAGAAAGTTGCGGTGGACGCGGCAAGGAATGGGTAAGCGTGGCGGACTACGAGTAATTTATTTCGTGCGGTACAAACCAAACGAGTTCTGGATGTTAACTGCCTACTCCAAGGCAAAACATGACAATGTCCCCGCACATATTCTGAAACAATTAAATTATTAGAGGCATTCGGAAATGAGTAATAAGCTTAGTGGAAAGGAGCTAGAGAGATTCGAGGCTCAACGCGACGTGTGGCAAGAGGTCCTGGAAAGCGTCAAGGAAATTAAGGCCGGTGGAGGTAAACGCCGAAAAGTCGAACCGGAGTCAGATGTAGTACGCATAAGGCTAAAAAGCGGGCTCTCGCAGGCGCAATTTGCTTCTGTTTTGGGTGTGTCCAAACGCACTCTTGAACAGTGGGAGCAGGGTCGTCGTGAGCCATCGGGCGCAGCAAAGACTCTACTCAAAATTGCAGAGCGTCATCCTGAAGTTTTACGCAAGGTTGCAGTATAAGGCTACCGCGAGCAGCCGAGTCCATCGGTCATTTAGGGGTCGAACAAGTCGTTGTGTTTGGATCTCAAAACACGGCTTGGCTTTTGTGAATAGTGTAAATGGGTTAGGTCAAACAATCCATGTGCTCTAAGGCTTGCGAGATAGGAAGATATGGTCTAAATTGACGGATGCAAGGAGCTGGCTTCGCTAGCCCCCTGATCCGCGACGTTAGGCATTCAATGAAAAAAGAGTGGAAGGAATGCCCGAAATAAGCCGCTTCCTAGGCATCGTCATCTATATGTACTACCGTGATCATGCGCCGCCGCATTTTCATGCGGAATACGGTGACTATGAAATTACAGTAGAGATTGAAAGAGGCGTGGTTACTGGTAAGTTTCCTCGGCGCGCCTTGTCTGCTGTATTAGAGTGGTACCTTGAGTATAAGGACGAGTTGCTGGAAAATTGGCGGCGAGCGGAGAAGCGGCAGCCTCTACAGAAGATTGAACCGCTGGAGTAGTCAAGTATGTTTCCTCATATTACCGAAGCAAAATACATCGATGGTTATAAACTGTGGCTTAAATTTAATGATGGAACAGAAGGTCGAATTGATCTTTCATCGGAATTATACGGTGAGATATTTGAACCTCTAAAGGATATAAACTATTTCAGGCAATTCAGCATCCAGGGCAACACTGTCGCTTGGGAAAACGGAGCTGATTTTGCACCCGAATTTTTGCGGGAGCACATTACCTAACAAACCGCTCAAGTAAAGTATCAGGTCAGATTTTGTCTAGTGCTTTTTTATCGTCGGTCCTTTCCCAAGGAAATCAATGCGCAGCTTAGCTCTCATTATTCACGTATCCGGCATTACCAAGATCGCAATTAAACACTAATCAAGACCTGACTCGATTAGAAAAGAAGCCTATTGTAATCACTCTATGGCCCCTGAAGCTCTGAAAACCGGTTGGAACATGCGGCGGTACTGACTCGGGGAAAGGCCGGTTAATCGTTTGAATAGCCTTCGGAAGAAAGAGGGGTCTTCGTAACCGACTTCCTCACTGATTTCCTCCACAGGCATTGCTCCAGATTCGAGTAGGCGCTTTGCCTCTTCCACGCGCAAGTTCTGTAAGTACTCGATAAGCGTAGAGCCGGTAGCTGCTTTGAAGCGCCGCTTCAGGGTGCGTTCGGGGATTTTGGATAACTCGATCACCTGCCTGATGGCGTCTGTTTCTCGGAAATGCTGGCTAAGCCATTGCTCGCAGGTCCGCACCACAGAATCGGCATGGGGATTTCTGCGCACCAGGGTGGCATAGGGTAATTGGCCTTCCCCGTGCCATTTCAGAAGATATACTTTGGCAATTCGCAGTGCCTCTCCCGGACTGCAATGGCGCGAAATGATGTGGATGGCAAGATCGTGCCAAGAAGTGGTGCCACCGGCAGTGACGATCCGGCCCGCCGGATCGGCAAAAACAAGATTCGGTTCCGGACGGAAACGGACTTTGGGGTATCGTTTGCCAAAAAGATCTTGATAGCCCCAGTGGGAAGTGGCCTCGCAACCATCCAGCAAACCGGTTTCGGCCAGCATCACTGTACCGGAGCAGGCGGAGTAAAGCAGGGTGCCTTCTTTATACTTACGGCAAATCCACTCCATGAGTTCTGGGTAGCGCCCATGTAGGTCCTCGTCCGGACCCAGCCAGAGTTCAGGCAATATCAAGATTTGGGCCTTGGGATTGTCCGCGACCGAGAAATCAGGGGCAACCGGAATACCATGACCGCATTTGAAGGCTTCCCTAGTGGGGGCGACGATGCGGACTTGGAACAGTCTCTGCTCCGGTTCTGTGCGCACCAGGGTCTGCCATATATTTCCGGCCGCCAGGAGCACATCCACCATCCCGTATAGGGCGGAGCCCGCAGTCTCCGGTACGGCGACAATCAAGGTTTCTATAGGACCCTTATTGGAACTTGTCATAATGATTACCTTTAAATAACGTCAATTCCGAATAATTGGGTTTCCCTTTTGATGGTGCACATCGCGATGCTCTGTGCACCCTACAAAACCGCGGCTGTAGGGCAGGGCTAACGCATGAAAACTCCGGCTCCAAAGAGATCCCCATGGGTAAACCCGTAGGTCTCTATGGGAGTTAATTTTTCGGAGGTGGAAATAGCATTTGTCAGAATATTTTCTATAATTCAAACTGTGATGGTTTAGTTGTACTTAAAAATAAAATTAATTGGTTGATATTTTATATTTTTGTTTTTTTCGGCATGAAAAGTGCCTAATTCTATGCAGCTTACCTTGAGTTTATGTAGGAAACTTTCACATATATCCTACCGTTGCGGATCGTACGGGTACGGCATTTGCCAAACCCTCTCTTTTTCTTCGACAGGGTTAGGGAAACTCGATGGATAGAAAATATGGGCTTGCACCTTTGGGTGCTGTTTTGCTTAGTCTCGGGCTAGCTGCTCCGGGGTCGGCTACTGGAGACTGCATTCCAGTGCCAGTAAAGGGAAAAATTTTCAATAATGCGCTGGGTCCCGGGAGTACGTTGGGAACCGTACACATTATTTTCGGTACAGAAAAATTTAAGTGTGGGATAAGGGGAGACGGAAAGTATCGGGATCCTGAAGACCCTCACTATGAGGGGCCTCTGAACTTCGATCACACCATAGTGTGCGATGATGATACGGGTGATGATTTCCCGGTTCATTCCCAATTATTGTGGGACACGAGTGGCGAGGCAACAATCGAACTAGAAGATTGTCCGAATGGCCTTCAGAGCTACTCTTTTTGGGAAAAATCGTGGCCTGTGCCTGGCACTGGAACGGGTCGATTCCAGGGGGTAACGGGCGGTTCCATTACCATCGAAGGAACCTTATTCTGTAATCTGGCAATTGATATGGAGTTTTCCGGAGAATTGTGTATCAAGGCGCCTGATTAATTAGGATGTTGGCGGCGCCTTTTTGCGAATGACATTGACGGTAACGCTCACCGGCACATCAGGATGACAAATTCTTTTTCCGCCAATTCCCGGTTGTCCGTTAGGATCAGAAGGGGCTATGGCAATTATTTCCGGGAGAATAAGCTGTCCATAGTAATTTTCAGTTGCAAAAGCTGGGAAGAGCCAGGACTGCTCCACTAAAGCCCGCCTGCGTGGCAAGCACAAAAAGGCCACTTGGGATGGCACTTTCCTACGTCAACTTCTCCGGTCCCATTTTCTGTATTCACGAATCCTCAGCCTCTTGCGCCAAGGCATCATAGAGGATGGAGATGCTTGATCTTAAAGGCTCATTCACTGACTGGAACACCGGGGGCCCAAAAAAATAGCCCGGAAGAAATGGGGGGATCCGGGCTATTGGGAAGGCCAAATACCACGAATTTTCCGCCTCGTGGTCAGGCGACATTAGATAGGCTTTTAAGGTATAAGTTTATTTTCATGCTCACGGGAGTTCTATCCAGGAATACCCCCAGATGAGAGACTCTGTCTGAAGTCGGAAGGTCGCAGACCCCTCTCTGTGGGTGGGTTCTCTAAATAGTGGCACAAATGCCCCGATATTGTCCAAAATCCATCTTATGTAACCGCTTGTCAAGGTCTATTGTGTATCTCAAGTCGCTTCCAGGTTGTTACGCGGCCTAAGCGACCCACTGAAAATCGACCTCTATTTTATTTAGGAGAAAGGCAATGACCAATCAGACAACGAACCAGCAAGAGCAAACCCTTACCAACGGCGTGTATGTCAATGGCATCAATATGGACATTCTGCAAGGGACTGTTCATGCTATCGAACAGGAGCCTGATCTAGGGCAATGCAAATTCCGCGCGCGCAATATACATGGCTAGGGGGTAATCATAATTCCAGCACGATTACCGGCTTCTATGGTGCCAAGCAAGAAATAGCCCACAAACAAATGTTTGTGTTGCATGCGGATGAACCGCCCCTACTAGCGGGAGGTGATGAGGGCGCCAATCCGGTCGAATATCTGCTCAATGCCCTGGCCGCTTGTGTCACTACCAGCATGGTGGCTCATGCCGCAGTGCGGGGCATCCATATTGAGGAACTGGAGTCTGAGATTGAAGGCGATATTGAACTGCGTGGTTTTTTGGGGCTTTCTAATGATGTCCCGAAGGGCTTTAGCGACATCCGGGTGAGCTTCAAGGTTAAGGCTGATGTGGATAATATGGAACGCCTTAAAAAATTAACGGAGTACTCACCCGTGTTTAATACTATTACCCAGGGCGCGAATGTGGATATTCAAGTGGAGGCAAAATAAAAGCTTGGCCTAGCAGCCAACCTAGATGACTCGCTTTAGCCGGGCATTATGGGTTGGCTGCAAGAGCCTAAGGTTTCTTTTCCCTTCCTTCTAATCAAGTTTTAGAGGTACTGCTCGTTTTTTTCCGTTTTTTTGCTGCTTCGGCCGTTGTCGTCGTGGTTTTTGCCGTAGACTTTGTAGCCGCGGGTTTTGCAGCCACAGGTTTTTCCTTTTCCGGCACTCCTAATACCCGATCCATTTGTTCAAACAGGGATTTTTTCATTATTTTAAGGCGGTGTTTGGACATGAGCTTAAAGTGCTCGGACTCAATCGCCTGGTTAAAGGTCATCCGGTCTTCGAGCATTTGTTGCACATCTTCCCCAAAGGTTGCCTGGTTATAGCGGTCAATCGTCACAACCCCCTTCACACGTCCTTGGTGGTCCTGGAAAACTTTCATTTTCTCGAAAGTCTTGCCTTCTTTTTCGATGGGACCGAAATAGTGATTCAGCCATACCACCATTTCTGCTGAGGCCGGGAATTGACTGGCGAGGGCATCAAAGCCGGAGAGGGTATCAAGCAACGATTGACCGCCGGTGACTACCGGGTGAATGACGACCGAGTGACCGAGAGCCTGGAGCATGTCTATTGCCTCGTTCTCCACCAGATAGGAGGACAGGGGAATAAAGCTGGACGCTCCATTATCAATGACTACTTCCGCGTCCCGATTTTCCGCAATGAGTTCCATGAGCCGGTCAAATTCCCGCTCATCAATCGTGTTCTCTTTTAATAACTCTATCCGCTTGACCGAAAAAGCCGTGTAACCGGAAAAAGTGGCATTTACCGGGTCGGTATCCACACAGATCAGGGGAACGTGATTTTCCTGGCGATGTTGGGCAATCAGCGCGGAGACCAGACTTTTGCCAACGCCGCCTTTTCCTTGCAGGGTAAAATGCGCTCGTGCCATGGGGTACTCTCCTAAATGAGCTCTTCTTTGCTTTTGCCTCTCGCGTCAAACTTAAAGCGTTTGGTTGAGGGTTTTTTAGCTGGTTTGACTGCTTTCTTGGGTTTGCTCAGGGGGGGTGAGGGCGGCTTTTCGGGAGGACGGGTTGGTTGTGGTTGCTCGCAGTCCTTGAGGTAGCGATTTACATACTCCATGAAGGTCCGATATTGGACTGGCATGGTTCCTTTCTCGTGTAGCAGCGCCCACACGGTTTTGGCCGGGTAGCCGTCTTTCAGTGCCCTGGCGATCTCGCGGCGTTGAGCTAAAAATGCTTGCCGCCCATCGCCCCGTTGGCCGCTACGGGCCTGGGTGCGTTGTTTTAATTCCTCAGATAGGGTCATGGATCCCCCTTATCACATCTATCCTCACTTTCCCACACGCAACGTCACTTTACCACACTTTAACCGCACTGCAAGCACCTTTTGACTCTGAACAGTTTTTCCTTTGACCAGTATGTTTAGGGGGCGATATGTTGGAGTACATTCACCAAGAGGGCCTGGTTTTCTCCCGCCGAGATTCTGGGAGGTTTACGCATAGGGAAGAGACTCCACCTTCCGCATCATATTGCGTTGTTTTGTCTGTCTAATTTTGGGTGCTTCGTACTTACCTGCAAGCTCGGATCTTCTGCTTTGAGCCGGCTCCTCCCACCTTTGAAATTCTGAAGAAGAACCTGCAAGGTCAGTCGGTAAAAATGTTTCTGGAGGGAATTGCTGACTTCGATGGGGAGGCGGAGTTGAGTTACTACCCCTTAGTGCCAGGAAACTCTACCCTTCACCCTCGTCAGTTGGATTCCGAGCTAATGGATAAGATGTTTTTGTCGTTCCGAGCAGTTGAGAGCCGTTGGTGGGCACGCCTCATCGGTCGTCCTTTATTCCGAGCGCTGGTTAGAAAAGTGTGGGGTCGGCCCCAGCATGTGAATATTTCCATACGACGATTATCGACCTTTCTTGCGGAGCGTCCAGAGCTGGAGGTGGACCTGCTGAAAGTGGATGTAGAACGTGCTGAATGGCAGGTACTTTGCGGTATCGAGGAGTCCCATTGGCCGCGAATTCGGCGATTGGCTATTGAAGTGAGCTCCCTTGGTTCCTTGGTTCTGAGACGGGGCATCTGGAAAGGATAACTGGCCTTCTTGAGAAATATGGCTATCAGGTTCAGGTGGGGGGCATTTTGGGGTCAGGTCTTGTTAATTGCTTTTTGTTGGGTTTTGTGGTAATGTTTGTCTTATGGTTCGTCCTTTACGTATTGAATTTTCTGGTGCACTTTATCATGTGACCTCCCGGGGTGATAGGAAGGAAGATATTTATCAGGATGATGCTGATCGAAAAATCTATCTTGGTGTCCTGGGGGAGGTATGCAAGCGGTTCAATTGGGTTCTGCATGCCTATTGCTTGATGGATAACCACTATCACCTCTTGGTCGAGACACCTGATGGCAACCTGGCCAAGGGGATGCGCCACCTCAACGGTGTCTACACCCAGCGTTTTAATGCCAGGCACAAACGGGTAGGGCATGTTTTTCAGGGGCGCTATAAAGCTATTCTTGTGCAGAAAGAAGCTTACCTATTGGAATTGGCGCGCTACATTGTGCTTAACCCCGTTCGCGCCCGGAAGGTGCGAAGCGCGAAGGACTGGCCCTGGAGCAGCTATCGGGCTACTGCAGGGCTGGGGAAAGGGCCGATGTGGCTGCAGAGCAAGTGGATATTATCGGCTTTTTCCCGGCGCAAGGGAGAGGCGATAAAACGTTACCGGGCTTTTGTTTCCGAGGGGAAGAATCAACCAAGCCCCTGGGAGCAGCTTAAGAATCAAATCTATTTGGGTTCAGAGTCCTTCGTGGAGAAGATGCAGCGGCAATTGGATTCTGAGCAGGATTTGAGCGAAGTCCCTTCGGCTCAAAGGCGGCCGGTGGCGAAGCCCTTGGAGTACTTTTCCAGAAAGTATCGTGATAGGGATACTGCTATTGTGCAGGCATACGCTAGTGGCGGGTACAGTATGAAGGAAATCGGTGCACACTTTGGCCTTCACTATTCGCGCATCAGTCGAATCATCAGGGCTGCCGATAAAACATAATTTTGGGCGTTCATTCCTCCCGGATCAGGGGGGTTGTCTTTGAGCTCAAATTGTCGTCTGTTCTTATCTGTGGATTTTAGGATTATCATATGGAAAAAGCACATTGCGAGACCTGACTCCCCACGCTCCCGACTGACCCCCCACGCTCCCTGGGGTTGAGAGGGGTTGCCTCGCCTCTTTCCAAGGTTCATGGATGTGTTGTTTGGAGATTTTCCGGAGTTCAGGAATCCATTGTTGTACGTATTTCCCTTCAGGATCAAACTTTTTACCCTGGAGCACGGGGTTGAAAACACGGAAGTAGGGGGCGGCATCGGCCCCACATCCTGCCACCCATTGCCAGCCTAGGGTGTTACTGGCCAGGTCGGCATCGACCAGGGTCTCCCAGAACCAACGCTCCCCCTCTTGCCACGGAATTCGCAAGTTTTTGGTCAGCAAGGAGGCGGCAATCATCCGCACCCGGTTATGCATCCAACCGGTTCGCCATAGCTCTCGCATCCCCGCATCCACCAGGGGAATGCCTGTTCTGCCTTGTTGCCAGGCGGTTAGGGCTTCACCATAATCTTCGGCCCAGGGAAAATGGGTAAAACCTTCGTTTAAGGGTTTTTCCGGTGTTTCCGGGAAGTGGTAGAGCAAATGGTAGGCAAATTCCCGCCAGCCAAGTTGCCGGAGGTAGGCTTGGCCGCCGGCAGTAAGTTCAGCGCGCCTGTCCATTTGAATCTGGATCTGGAACGCTATTTGACGTGGGCTAATCTCGCCAAAATGAAGATGGGGCGAGAGACGGGAAGTCCCTGGTAAATCGGGCCGGTCCCGTTCCTGGTGATATTTTCCTAAAGCCTCTTCCAAGAAGCATTCCCATTGTCGCCAGGCCCCTGCTTCCCCAGGAGTCCAATGGGTGTAGAATTCCTGGTCCCAAGGAATTTTCGGCAGCAGCCCGAGGGTGGATAGAGGCTCGCTTTGTAGTTGCCGGTTTACGGGGGGTAAGTGCTGCGGTGGAGGGAAAGGAGACCGGCCTATGCCTTTTTCTAGGCAGGTTTTCCAAAAAGGGGTGAAAATTCGATAAGGCATACCGTCGTTTTTAGCAATTTCCCAAGGTTCGAATAGCAGCAGAGCATTGGTGCTCTTAACTGTCAGGCCAGCGGCGCGGAGCTGCTGTTTAATCGCCTGGTCCCGTTTGATGACCGCAGGCTCATAGCGGCGGTTCCAGAATATATGGGTAGCGCTGGTTTCTTCTGCAAGCTGGCCTAGGGCCTTGTGGCTTGGACCCTGCCGCACGATGAGCCGGGAGTTCCGTTTTTTTAGCCCAGAGTCAAGGGCTGCCAAACTATGATGTTGCCACCAGCGGCTGGCGGC encodes the following:
- a CDS encoding HEPN-associated N-terminal domain-containing protein; translation: MGIAKRMWEEEQDRGYSSNEGKTVCSNCFGEYALKQFIEEHHTHFNCSYCEAEGEDIIACELDSLIDHILTSIRYEWGHPADEGLPYETREGGWQVATVYDTWELLDEIGLGNQCGQIYEDICSSIHNQEWCERDPYSLSMDRTLIFGWEKFSDFVKNKARYVFFKAKNPDYDEEQHDEMDPVRILDALENIIKQTGLVKSVDVNTQIRRVRIIDPEENLTTAKELGSPPSESATMANRMSPAGIPMFYGAFDFDTAIKETYEPCLESKKAICGVFEPVRSLSVIDLSDTPYLPSLFDEHARHNRSNLSFLYDFIADFTKPIERNDRVHVDYVPTQIATEYIRHIFKTYEGSEIDGVIYPSSKNKGKKAIVIFATSEQCVDQDSSMMSDSTLRLVNVESRELEGI
- a CDS encoding sel1 repeat family protein, with translation MENTVWFKRLGATFLLVISVSVWAEDWGRLVIQCGDAGKLRGTQFCTYLNELTGCAKNGTTMLDGYQCTKKLADLGNPLAANQLGLWYLQGRVAPQNLSEARKYLYFAAVNRLPSAMRRMMQLENMQGNLVRAYAWALIGAAFEDKTSIFYRDEIRAVLTDSKRQKAETIASKIFELIAR
- a CDS encoding helix-turn-helix domain-containing protein, whose protein sequence is MSNKLSGKELERFEAQRDVWQEVLESVKEIKAGGGKRRKVEPESDVVRIRLKSGLSQAQFASVLGVSKRTLEQWEQGRREPSGAAKTLLKIAERHPEVLRKVAV
- a CDS encoding DUF4160 domain-containing protein: MPEISRFLGIVIYMYYRDHAPPHFHAEYGDYEITVEIERGVVTGKFPRRALSAVLEWYLEYKDELLENWRRAEKRQPLQKIEPLE
- a CDS encoding DUF2442 domain-containing protein yields the protein MFPHITEAKYIDGYKLWLKFNDGTEGRIDLSSELYGEIFEPLKDINYFRQFSIQGNTVAWENGADFAPEFLREHIT
- a CDS encoding GlxA family transcriptional regulator, which produces MTSSNKGPIETLIVAVPETAGSALYGMVDVLLAAGNIWQTLVRTEPEQRLFQVRIVAPTREAFKCGHGIPVAPDFSVADNPKAQILILPELWLGPDEDLHGRYPELMEWICRKYKEGTLLYSACSGTVMLAETGLLDGCEATSHWGYQDLFGKRYPKVRFRPEPNLVFADPAGRIVTAGGTTSWHDLAIHIISRHCSPGEALRIAKVYLLKWHGEGQLPYATLVRRNPHADSVVRTCEQWLSQHFRETDAIRQVIELSKIPERTLKRRFKAATGSTLIEYLQNLRVEEAKRLLESGAMPVEEISEEVGYEDPSFFRRLFKRLTGLSPSQYRRMFQPVFRASGAIE
- a CDS encoding OsmC family protein encodes the protein MQIPRAQYTWLGGNHNSSTITGFYGAKQEIAHKQMFVLHADEPPLLAGGDEGANPVEYLLNALAACVTTSMVAHAAVRGIHIEELESEIEGDIELRGFLGLSNDVPKGFSDIRVSFKVKADVDNMERLKKLTEYSPVFNTITQGANVDIQVEAK
- a CDS encoding conjugal transfer protein TraL — its product is MARAHFTLQGKGGVGKSLVSALIAQHRQENHVPLICVDTDPVNATFSGYTAFSVKRIELLKENTIDEREFDRLMELIAENRDAEVVIDNGASSFIPLSSYLVENEAIDMLQALGHSVVIHPVVTGGQSLLDTLSGFDALASQFPASAEMVVWLNHYFGPIEKEGKTFEKMKVFQDHQGRVKGVVTIDRYNQATFGEDVQQMLEDRMTFNQAIESEHFKLMSKHRLKIMKKSLFEQMDRVLGVPEKEKPVAAKPAATKSTAKTTTTTAEAAKKRKKTSSTSKT
- a CDS encoding TraK family protein; its protein translation is MTLSEELKQRTQARSGQRGDGRQAFLAQRREIARALKDGYPAKTVWALLHEKGTMPVQYRTFMEYVNRYLKDCEQPQPTRPPEKPPSPPLSKPKKAVKPAKKPSTKRFKFDARGKSKEELI
- a CDS encoding FkbM family methyltransferase, with protein sequence MLRTYLQARIFCFEPAPPTFEILKKNLQGQSVKMFLEGIADFDGEAELSYYPLVPGNSTLHPRQLDSELMDKMFLSFRAVESRWWARLIGRPLFRALVRKVWGRPQHVNISIRRLSTFLAERPELEVDLLKVDVERAEWQVLCGIEESHWPRIRRLAIEVSSLGSLVLRRGIWKG
- a CDS encoding REP-associated tyrosine transposase; this encodes MVRPLRIEFSGALYHVTSRGDRKEDIYQDDADRKIYLGVLGEVCKRFNWVLHAYCLMDNHYHLLVETPDGNLAKGMRHLNGVYTQRFNARHKRVGHVFQGRYKAILVQKEAYLLELARYIVLNPVRARKVRSAKDWPWSSYRATAGLGKGPMWLQSKWILSAFSRRKGEAIKRYRAFVSEGKNQPSPWEQLKNQIYLGSESFVEKMQRQLDSEQDLSEVPSAQRRPVAKPLEYFSRKYRDRDTAIVQAYASGGYSMKEIGAHFGLHYSRISRIIRAADKT
- a CDS encoding cryptochrome/photolyase family protein, with the translated sequence MAQPTALVWFRRDLRLGDNPALAAACALGGQVIPVYIDAPEEEGAWPPGAASRWWQHHSLAALDSGLKKRNSRLIVRQGPSHKALGQLAEETSATHIFWNRRYEPAVIKRDQAIKQQLRAAGLTVKSTNALLLFEPWEIAKNDGMPYRIFTPFWKTCLEKGIGRSPFPPPQHLPPVNRQLQSEPLSTLGLLPKIPWDQEFYTHWTPGEAGAWRQWECFLEEALGKYHQERDRPDLPGTSRLSPHLHFGEISPRQIAFQIQIQMDRRAELTAGGQAYLRQLGWREFAYHLLYHFPETPEKPLNEGFTHFPWAEDYGEALTAWQQGRTGIPLVDAGMRELWRTGWMHNRVRMIAASLLTKNLRIPWQEGERWFWETLVDADLASNTLGWQWVAGCGADAAPYFRVFNPVLQGKKFDPEGKYVQQWIPELRKISKQHIHEPWKEARQPLSTPGSVGGQSGAWGVRSRNVLFPYDNPKIHR